The segment ctctgtctctgaaggTCAGGGCTCCTTAAAGTACAGGGTGTGAGAAAGCCCCCAGCTGGAACTCGTCCCCCCGTCACTTCTGCTGCAGGCCCAGGTCCCAGGGAGGGGGACCCCACGCTGACGCCGTTGTGGGACCCTGGGCTTCTCCTCCGAACTGAGCTGACGCTGAGGTCTCTCCCGTGTGTCCCAGGCCCTGGACGCCCTGCGGGAGTCTCTGAGCTGCTCCCGCCCACAGGAGGTGGCCACCCACCTCAGCTGGTTTTGTGACCAATGCAAGCAACACAAGGGCAGCCGCTTCCTGGCTGCCCAGAAGGGAGCCTACCCCACCGTCCTTGCCGCCTGCAAGCTGGCTGCGGCCGGCGACGCAAACCTCCTGCTCCCGGCCCTCAACGCCCTCTCGGCCCTGACGGATGGCCAGCCTGACCTCCTGGACACCCAGGGCCTGCAGCTGCTGGTGGCCACGCTGGCCCAGAACGCCGACGCGGCCGACCCGACCTGCTCGGGGATCCGCTGCGTGCGCCACGCCTGCCTGAAGCATGAGCAGAACCGGCAGGGCCTGGTGAAGGCCGGCGTGCTGCCCCTGCTCACCAGGGCCATCACCCGGCACGGCGGCCACGCCGGCGTGGTGAGGGAGGCCTGCTGGGCCCTGCGTGCCGTGACCTTGGACGACGACATCCGCGTGCCCTTCGGCCGCGCCCACGACCACGCCAGGATGATCGTGCAGGAGCACGGAGGCTTGAAGGTGCTCATCGAGGCCGCGCAAGGTAGGAGCGGGGCTGGCGGGAGCCGGGCAGCCGCGTGCGCAGAAGCCAGCGAGACCCACCGCAGCCCGGCACGCGGCAGCCCTGGCAGAGAGACCCGCGTGCCGGGCTCTGGGGCCACCCGCCATGTCCGCCCACGCTGGCCCGGGGTGGAGCACGGGGAGCCCCCCAGCGGGAGATAAGAGGCCCTCGGcacagcagggtcccagggaggCCCACACTTGCCGTCTTTCTTGGCCACGAATTCTCACGCCGATCTGGCCACGGGAGGTCACACTGTTGACCTTCGGACCCTAAAgtctgtccccaccccctccccaaccctgcTCATCCACTGCACCCACACGAAAAGGCCTGACCAAGGTCCAGCACACAGAGCGCACTAGAAGAGGGAGCTCCCCTCCCCTGGCCGCCCGTGCCctgcctccagggccaggcccctgtGTGCGATTCCAGCTCTGTGCCAGAGACGCCGACCCTCCTCAGCCTCCCCCGGGCCTCCAGAGGTGCTGGAAGGGGTTCCTGACCCTCTGCGATGCGGGCTGCCCTGCCAACTTGCCCGTGGCCGCGCAGTCCACCAGGCCCCCTGGGCAGGATGAGGGGTGCGTGCataggtggagggagggaggtttaaagatttacttattgggaccagcgctgtggcgtagtaggttaagcctctgcctgcagcaccggatcccatgtgaacactggttcgagtcccggctgctcctcttccgatccagctctctgctgtggcctgggaaggcagtggaggacggccgacagcttgggcccctgcacgcacatgggagagccagaagaagctcttggctcctggcttcgtatcagcagcATAAATAAAGAGaggttttgcttatttgtttgagagacagaattacagtgagagagaggaagagagagagataacatcttccatccactgcgttcgctccccaaatggttgcaacggccagggctgggccaggccaaagccaggagccaggagctccatccgggtctccctgtgggtggcaggggtccaagcacttgggccatcgtccactgccttcccagatgcattggcagggagctggatgggaagtagagcagccgggactggagctgACACTcctatgggacaccagtgtcgtGGGCAGCAGCgtcacccctgggccacagcacccgccccgcAGATTATTAGTATTAGCGTTAGTATTAGTATTAGCGTTAGTGTTAGTATTAGTGTTAGTATTAGCATTAGCGTTAGTATTAGCGTTAGTGTTAGTATTAGCGTTAGTATTAGTATTAGCGTTAGTATTAGCGTTAGTGTTAGTATTAGCGTTAGTGTTAGTATTAGCGTTAGTGTTAGTATTAGCGTTAGTATTAgcgttagtgttagtgttagcgTTAGTGTTAGTATTAGCGTTAGTGTTAGTATTAGTGTTAGTATTAGCGTTAGCGTTAGTGTTAGCGTTAGTGTTAGTATTAgcgttagggttagtattagcgTTAGCGTTAGTATTAGTATTAGCATTAGTGTTAGTATTAGTGTTAGCGTTAGTGTTAGTAGCGTTAGCGTTAGTATTAGCGTTAGTGTTAGTATTAGCGTTAGTATTAGTATTAATATTAGCATTAGCATTAGCGTTAGCATTATTTTTGGCACCATCATGGTTTCTTCCCCTCGGCTGGTCTGGAATGCATTCGGCGGGGTTGGGTGGGGGGGCTGCTCTCCCACCTCTCTTGGCAGCCAACAGGGGGCACCGCAGGCCCAGGAAGCCCTCAGCGGCCCCTGGGGTCTTTGCCCTGCGCCCGCTGGCGTCGGGCCCCGGGGTCCCAGCCGTGACCGGCGTGTCCCCCGCAGCGTTCCCCGACGACCCCGGCGTCCTGAGCGAGCTCTGCAGCACCCTGTCGCGCCTGGCCGTGCGCAACGAATTCTGCCAGGAGATTGTGGACCTGGGGGGCCTCGCCGTGCTGGTGACGCTGCTGGCCGACGGCAGCGACCACCAGGTGGGGCCCCGGAGCCGGCACGGGGCGCGCGGGTCCCCTGGCCACCCCCTCCCCGCTCAcgccccccccagccccggccagcAGGACAAGCACGGGCCAAGCTAGCCGGCTCTGGGGGCGGCCGCTGGAAGTCGAGTGCAAGTGACCGGGAGCCCACAGGGGCAGCGGACGCTGGCAGCGAAacaagcccctcccctccccctccccctccccccagcccccttaACCTTTGTGTTTTCTTGTGGGACCGGAAGGACCCGCGTGAGACCTgttggccagggccgggccaaacCCTGCCCTGTGATGTCGGGCAAAGCCCCAGCCCTCAGGACCCCAGGCCTAGGACAGGGCAGGGCCCCCCGCCCATCATTCCTTGCTGTGTTTGATTTCTTAGGTTTtgtctgtatttattttcattttatttgaaaggcagagagacagatcttccacccactggttcactccccaaatgcccactgcagccaggaacccagggacccgagcccttgggccaccCCTGCTGTGCCCCGGAGTGATCgcgagtggagtagctgggacttgaaccagcactccagtgtggggtgcaggcgCCCCATGTGGCCACCTAACCGCCAGGCCAGACACCGCCCGCCTCTTATCTTCTAAAatcttattcatttctttgagaggcagagagagagagacagataaagacggcacttccgtctgctggttcacccccctaatgccCACAGCACCCCCAGCGCACGGGCCCCGGGGAAGGGGCCTGCCCCGGGCTGACCACCCTCGGCCCCCGTGCAGGACCTGGTGAAGCACGCGCTGAGCGCCCTGCGGGCCATCGCGGGCAACGACGACGTAAAGGACGCCATCGTGCGCGCCGGCGGCGCCGCGTCCATCGTGGCCGCCATGACCCGGCACCTGGCCAGCCCCCAGGTACCCGCCTCGGGGGACCCACAGGGTGGGGCGCTGCCGGGGCCCCGCCCACTTCCGTACCCGCAGGGGGCCCTTTCTCCCGCCCTCAGGCAGGGCCGGGGCCACGGGCTCCTGCTGACCCAGCGTGGACGTGACCTCGGGCGTCCCGGGGGTCATTGCCGGCGCCCGGGAACCGTCCGAGCGGGGCTGGTGCCCTTGTCACCCTGCCACCACCAGGGCTATTCTGGGGACCGGCCGAGGGAGGTCGCGGTGCCCTCCCCGGGGTGCTGGGAGGAGGCGGGGTCCCAGCCGTGCCCGTGCCCGGCCCCGCAGGTGTGTGAGCAGAGCTGCGCAGCCCTGTGTGTGCTCGCCCTGCGCAAGCCGGAGAACAGCCGGGTCATCATGGAGGGCGGCGGGGCCCTGGCGGCGCTGCGGGCCATGAAGGCGCACCCACAGGAGGCCGGCGTGCAGGTGCGTGGGGGGTGTGGCTTGCAGTGGGGGGGATGAGGGGCgcaggcagggagcagggcgCAGTCCCTCCCTGGCCCAGGCTGTACCCTGGCCCGAGCCCCCTGGGGTCTCCTCCcttcccacctgtaaaatgggcagaACCCACCCGGAGCTGCCTGCATCTAACCTTCTCTAATCTTTATATGTGGTTAATTTTTatctgcttattttcattttatttgagagagagagagagagtcttccacccattgtgtcactccccaaatgcccacaagagccagaacCGGGCTGAGCGGAAGCCCAGAGCAGGGAgcccaatccgggtctcccacgtgcgtgacATGCACCCAGCTACTTGGGTCAGCGCTACCTCCCGGGGTGCGCACTGCCTGGAAACAaattgggagtggaaccaggGCTCCGATCCAGGCCCTccgatatggggtgcaggcatcccagacgGCGCCTGAGCCCTGGCCCAGCGATGCCCCCACCTACAGACCCGTCCTTGGCAGGGTTCCCCACCCGTGCAGTGTGTCCACGCGGTGTGAGATGCCGTGGATTGGCCACAGGTGCACACGGGCCCTCTGAGGGGACCTGAGCGTCTGTGGACTCTGGTGTCCGTGGGGGGTCCTGGACCCGTCCCCAGAGGGTACAGAGGGGTGACTGTCACAcggctcccctcctcccacagcctTGCCCAGCTCAGCGCCAGCCTGCAGGGCCCTTGGGCTCCCGAgagccccacacccccaccccggggccagTCCCAGGTGTTGCCGTGAACCTGTGTccctgctgggagaggaggccgtGGGCTCTGCCTCCCGGGGCCCCTGAGGGGCGGGGGGTGAGGATCCCGGGGTCAGAGCGGACCGCCTCAGCGCTCGCCGCCGCTGTCTCCCCCAGAAACAGGCCTGCATGCTGATCCGCAACCTGGTGGCCCGCAGCCAGGCCTTCTCCAAGCCCATCCTGGAGCTGGGGGCCGAGACGCTCATCGCCCAGGCCCGGGCGGCCCACCGGGACTGCGAGGACGTGGCCAAGGCCGCCCTGCGGGACCTGGGCTGCCGCGTCGAGCTGCGAGAGCTGTGGACCGGCCAGAAGGGCGACCTGGCGCCGTGACCGGGGGCGGGTccaggcccacccccaccccaccccctgcagcgaGATGTTTCTGGAAGGAATCTGGCTCGGTGGGGGCGACTttgggcagcagcagccctgggaccCGGCAGCCCCCCGCCCTCGTCCTGCCGGAACACCCTCCTCATCTGCAGACAAGGGGCCGCCCGCTGCCCACCGCCCAGTCTCAGAGCCGGGCGGGCATTCTGGCACCTGTTCCCACGGCCCCAGGCCGCTGCTGCCcacttttctcatctgtgaaatgggtctcAGACGCCTCGCGCGgctggccaggaggcagggagcaggctcATCTGTGTCTGGGGTCCTGGCACGGGATGGGGCGGATGCCGTGGCGtagggggctaagcctctgcctgcagagccggcatcacATGgcgcgctggttcaagtcccggctgctcctcttccaatccagctctctgctgtggcctgggaaagcactggaagatggcccaagtgcttgggcccctgcacatgcgtgggagacccagaggaagctcctggctcctggcttctgattggcccagctctggccattgaggccatttggggactgaaccagtggatggaagactctctctctctctctctctgtaactctgcctcaaataaataaataaatcttaaaggggaaaaaaaaaaaaaaagcccaggatgAACAACAAAGAAGTACCTGCTGAAGCCGTGCAGGCTCAGGGGTGCGGC is part of the Oryctolagus cuniculus chromosome 16, mOryCun1.1, whole genome shotgun sequence genome and harbors:
- the ARMC6 gene encoding armadillo repeat-containing protein 6 yields the protein MASRCITQETFDAAVRENIEEFEMGPEEAVQEAAEQFQSQGVDLSNIVKVAPKLSADGLQEPTHEVLKALDALRESLSCSRPQEVATHLSWFCDQCKQHKGSRFLAAQKGAYPTVLAACKLAAAGDANLLLPALNALSALTDGQPDLLDTQGLQLLVATLAQNADAADPTCSGIRCVRHACLKHEQNRQGLVKAGVLPLLTRAITRHGGHAGVVREACWALRAVTLDDDIRVPFGRAHDHARMIVQEHGGLKVLIEAAQAFPDDPGVLSELCSTLSRLAVRNEFCQEIVDLGGLAVLVTLLADGSDHQDLVKHALSALRAIAGNDDVKDAIVRAGGAASIVAAMTRHLASPQVCEQSCAALCVLALRKPENSRVIMEGGGALAALRAMKAHPQEAGVQKQACMLIRNLVARSQAFSKPILELGAETLIAQARAAHRDCEDVAKAALRDLGCRVELRELWTGQKGDLAP